From a single Kryptolebias marmoratus isolate JLee-2015 linkage group LG17, ASM164957v2, whole genome shotgun sequence genomic region:
- the gopc gene encoding Golgi-associated PDZ and coiled-coil motif-containing protein isoform X1, with translation MSASAGCSPSGHSPGLGPAVSMFRWLEVLEKEFDKAFVDVDLLLGEIDPDQVDITYEGRQKMTSLSSCFAQLCHKTQTVFQLNHKLEAQLVDLHSELTEVKAEKTVVEKEVHDLLLQLHALQLQLRVQQGQTEDSDSIKDKLPASMLEKMEQELEASKKDKLSEARLEAEVRMFKKENEALRRHIAVLQAEVYGARLAAKYLDKELAGRVQQIQLLGRDMKGPAHDKLWNQLEAEIHLHRHKTVIRACRGRSDPKKPLPSPAGHDPDTLKRSQGVGPIRKVVLVKEDHEGLGISITGGKEHGVPILISEIHPSQPADRCGGLHVGDAILAVNSINLRDAKHKEAVTILSQQRGQIEFEVVYVAPEVDSDDENVEYEDDSGHRYRLYLDELEDSSGAAPPNNSSASLQALEKMTLRNGAENGNPELSIETNPEETPSNCSS, from the exons ATGTCCGCTTCAGCTGGGTGCTCTCCGTCGGGACACAGCCCAGGCCTCGGTCCGGCTGTGTCCATGTTTCGATGGCTGGAGGTTCTGGAGAAAGAGTTCGACAAGGCCTTCGTGGATGTGGACCTGCTGCTCGGAGAGATCGACCCGGACCAGGTGGACATTACCTACGAGGGTCGGCAGAAGATGACCAGCCTGAGCTCCTGCTTCGCCCAGCTCTGTCACAAGACCCAGACCGTGTTCCAGCTCAACCACAAGCTGGAG GCGCAGCTAGTGGACCTCCACTCTGAGTTGACTGAAGTTAAAGCTGAGAAGACGGTGGTAGAAAAGGAGGTCCAtgacctgctgctgcagcttcatgcTCTGCAGTTGCAGCTCCGAGTCCAACAAGGCCAAACTGAGGACTCTGACAGCATCAAAGACAAACTG CCTGCATCCATGTTAGAAAAAATG GAGCAGGAGTTGGAGGCCAGTAAGAAGGATAAGTTATCAGAGGCCCGACTGGAGGCAGAAGTGCGAAtgtttaagaaagaaaatgaagctCTGCGCAGACACATTGCAGTCCTGCAAGCTGAGGTGTACGGAGCCAGACTGGCAGCCAAATACCTGGACAAGGAGCTGGCCGGCAG GGTCCAACAGATCCAGTTATTGGGTCGGGACATGAAAGGACCAGCCCATGACAAGTTGTGGAACCAGCTGGAGGCAGAAATTCACCTTCATCGCCACAAGACGGTGATCCGTGCGTGTAGAGGTCGCAGCGATCCGAAGAAACCCCTTCCTTCTCCTGCAGGGCAT GACCCAGACACGCTGAAGAGGAGCCAGGGAGTGGGCCCCATTAGGAAGGTGGTTTTGGTCAAGGAGGATCATGAAGGCCTGGGAATCTCCATCACA gggGGGAAGGAGCACGGTGTCCCCATCCTGATCTCAGAGATCCATCCCAGTCAGCCTGCAGACAGGTGCGGAGGTCTGCATGTGGGAGATGCCATTCTCGCTGTCAACAGTATCAATTTGAGAGatgcaaaacacaaagaggcTGTCACCATCTTGTCCCAGCAG cgAGGACAGATCGAGTTCGAGGTGGTGTATGTGGCTCCAGAAGTGGACAGTGATGATGAAAATGTGGAGTATGAGGATGACAGTGGCCATCGGTACCGACTCTACCTGGATGAACTGGAGGACAGCAGTGGTGCTGCACCCCCCAACAACAGCTCAGCATCCCTGCAGG ctctGGAGAAAATGACCCTGAGAAATGGAGCAGAGAATGGAAACCCCGAGCTCTCCATAGAGACCAACCCAGAGGAGACTCCTTCAAACTGCTCTTCATAG
- the gopc gene encoding Golgi-associated PDZ and coiled-coil motif-containing protein isoform X2 — MSASAGCSPSGHSPGLGPAVSMFRWLEVLEKEFDKAFVDVDLLLGEIDPDQVDITYEGRQKMTSLSSCFAQLCHKTQTVFQLNHKLEAQLVDLHSELTEVKAEKTVVEKEVHDLLLQLHALQLQLRVQQGQTEDSDSIKDKLEQELEASKKDKLSEARLEAEVRMFKKENEALRRHIAVLQAEVYGARLAAKYLDKELAGRVQQIQLLGRDMKGPAHDKLWNQLEAEIHLHRHKTVIRACRGRSDPKKPLPSPAGHDPDTLKRSQGVGPIRKVVLVKEDHEGLGISITGGKEHGVPILISEIHPSQPADRCGGLHVGDAILAVNSINLRDAKHKEAVTILSQQRGQIEFEVVYVAPEVDSDDENVEYEDDSGHRYRLYLDELEDSSGAAPPNNSSASLQALEKMTLRNGAENGNPELSIETNPEETPSNCSS, encoded by the exons ATGTCCGCTTCAGCTGGGTGCTCTCCGTCGGGACACAGCCCAGGCCTCGGTCCGGCTGTGTCCATGTTTCGATGGCTGGAGGTTCTGGAGAAAGAGTTCGACAAGGCCTTCGTGGATGTGGACCTGCTGCTCGGAGAGATCGACCCGGACCAGGTGGACATTACCTACGAGGGTCGGCAGAAGATGACCAGCCTGAGCTCCTGCTTCGCCCAGCTCTGTCACAAGACCCAGACCGTGTTCCAGCTCAACCACAAGCTGGAG GCGCAGCTAGTGGACCTCCACTCTGAGTTGACTGAAGTTAAAGCTGAGAAGACGGTGGTAGAAAAGGAGGTCCAtgacctgctgctgcagcttcatgcTCTGCAGTTGCAGCTCCGAGTCCAACAAGGCCAAACTGAGGACTCTGACAGCATCAAAGACAAACTG GAGCAGGAGTTGGAGGCCAGTAAGAAGGATAAGTTATCAGAGGCCCGACTGGAGGCAGAAGTGCGAAtgtttaagaaagaaaatgaagctCTGCGCAGACACATTGCAGTCCTGCAAGCTGAGGTGTACGGAGCCAGACTGGCAGCCAAATACCTGGACAAGGAGCTGGCCGGCAG GGTCCAACAGATCCAGTTATTGGGTCGGGACATGAAAGGACCAGCCCATGACAAGTTGTGGAACCAGCTGGAGGCAGAAATTCACCTTCATCGCCACAAGACGGTGATCCGTGCGTGTAGAGGTCGCAGCGATCCGAAGAAACCCCTTCCTTCTCCTGCAGGGCAT GACCCAGACACGCTGAAGAGGAGCCAGGGAGTGGGCCCCATTAGGAAGGTGGTTTTGGTCAAGGAGGATCATGAAGGCCTGGGAATCTCCATCACA gggGGGAAGGAGCACGGTGTCCCCATCCTGATCTCAGAGATCCATCCCAGTCAGCCTGCAGACAGGTGCGGAGGTCTGCATGTGGGAGATGCCATTCTCGCTGTCAACAGTATCAATTTGAGAGatgcaaaacacaaagaggcTGTCACCATCTTGTCCCAGCAG cgAGGACAGATCGAGTTCGAGGTGGTGTATGTGGCTCCAGAAGTGGACAGTGATGATGAAAATGTGGAGTATGAGGATGACAGTGGCCATCGGTACCGACTCTACCTGGATGAACTGGAGGACAGCAGTGGTGCTGCACCCCCCAACAACAGCTCAGCATCCCTGCAGG ctctGGAGAAAATGACCCTGAGAAATGGAGCAGAGAATGGAAACCCCGAGCTCTCCATAGAGACCAACCCAGAGGAGACTCCTTCAAACTGCTCTTCATAG